The following proteins are encoded in a genomic region of Iodidimonas sp. SYSU 1G8:
- a CDS encoding VOC family protein, whose product MTAPFTIVRLDHVVLRTADVARLVAFYRDVLGCAVEQVQAAFGLTQLRAGSALIDLVDVAGPLGWAGGPAPGELGRNMDHFCLRIDPWDEAAIAAHLDIHGVRVTDSGRRYGAEGQGPSIYVADPDGNVVELKGPSE is encoded by the coding sequence GTGACCGCGCCCTTCACCATCGTCCGGCTGGATCATGTGGTGCTCCGGACCGCCGATGTGGCGCGGCTCGTCGCCTTCTATCGTGATGTGCTGGGGTGCGCGGTCGAACAGGTACAGGCGGCGTTCGGGCTGACCCAGCTTCGGGCCGGTTCCGCGCTGATCGACCTCGTCGACGTCGCGGGGCCGCTCGGTTGGGCCGGTGGACCGGCTCCTGGCGAGCTGGGACGCAACATGGACCATTTCTGCCTCAGGATCGATCCGTGGGACGAAGCGGCCATCGCGGCCCACCTCGACATCCACGGCGTGCGCGTGACCGACAGCGGCCGGCGCTATGGCGCCGAAGGCCAAGGCCCGTCCATCTACGTGGCCGACCCCGACGGCAATGTGGTCGAACTCAAGGGACCGTCAGAGTAA
- a CDS encoding acetyl-CoA carboxylase carboxyltransferase subunit alpha has protein sequence MEAVLEFEKPIAELESKIRELKRLSDGGGVNVVDEVARLEGKLEALMRQTYKDLTPWQKTQVARHQRRPHFGDYLAGLFTDYMPLAGDRNFGDDQAILGGLGRFRGEAVVVMGHEKGRDTETRVKHNFGMARPEGYRKAVRLMELADRFRLPLITLVDTPGAYPGVGAEERGQAEAIARSTEACLNLGVPVVSVIVGEGGSGGAVALAAGNRVLMFEHAIYSVISPEGCASILWRSADHAEEAATALKLTAQDLKRLKVIDDIVQEPLGGAHRDPAKAIERLGNAVAASLDLQSGKSPETLRDERRRKFLALGTAGVA, from the coding sequence ATGGAAGCAGTCCTGGAATTTGAAAAACCGATCGCGGAGCTGGAAAGCAAGATCCGCGAGCTGAAACGCCTCTCCGACGGCGGCGGTGTCAACGTTGTCGACGAAGTGGCCCGTCTCGAAGGCAAGCTCGAGGCCTTGATGCGTCAGACCTACAAGGATTTGACGCCCTGGCAGAAGACGCAGGTCGCCCGTCATCAGCGCCGTCCTCATTTCGGCGATTACCTGGCCGGGCTCTTCACGGATTACATGCCGCTCGCCGGCGACCGGAACTTCGGCGACGATCAGGCAATTCTCGGCGGTCTGGGCCGCTTTCGCGGCGAAGCGGTCGTGGTCATGGGGCACGAAAAGGGGCGCGATACGGAAACCCGCGTAAAGCACAATTTTGGCATGGCCCGTCCAGAAGGCTACCGCAAGGCGGTTCGGCTGATGGAGCTGGCGGATCGCTTCCGGCTGCCGCTGATCACCCTGGTCGACACGCCCGGCGCCTATCCCGGCGTCGGCGCCGAAGAGCGCGGTCAGGCCGAGGCCATCGCCCGCTCGACCGAAGCGTGCCTCAATCTCGGCGTGCCCGTGGTGTCGGTGATCGTCGGCGAAGGCGGCTCGGGCGGCGCGGTGGCGCTTGCGGCCGGCAACAGGGTGCTCATGTTCGAGCACGCGATCTATTCGGTGATCTCCCCGGAAGGCTGCGCGTCGATCCTGTGGCGCAGCGCCGACCACGCCGAGGAAGCGGCGACCGCCCTGAAGCTGACGGCGCAGGACCTGAAGCGGCTGAAGGTCATTGATGACATCGTTCAGGAACCGCTGGGCGGTGCGCACCGTGACCCGGCCAAGGCCATAGAACGCCTCGGCAACGCCGTCGCCGCGTCGCTGGACCTGCAGTCCGGCAAGTCGCCCGAGACCCTCCGCGACGAGCGCCGCCGCAAGTTCCTCGCGCTGGGGACGGCCGGTGTCGCGTAA
- a CDS encoding DsbA family oxidoreductase, which produces MRKLDSLVDLAGTIVHHMQIDVISDTICPWCYIGKKRLEKAIAARPDIAFEVIWRPYQLNPETPREGYDRKAYLKAKFGDSDQANGVYKIVSSTAAEEGLDLALQKQKRLPNTLDSHRLNHWAHTARLQNEVVEILFRKYFIDGEDIGDPAVLVGVAKEAGMDAAIVARLLSGDADRDLILREEAVARRMGVTGVPCFIIDQKLVMVGAQETDMLLRAIDHVAQSTQAAE; this is translated from the coding sequence GTGAGGAAATTGGACTCGCTGGTCGATCTGGCCGGGACTATCGTGCATCACATGCAAATAGACGTCATCTCAGACACGATCTGCCCGTGGTGCTACATCGGCAAGAAGCGCCTGGAAAAGGCCATTGCCGCCCGCCCCGACATCGCCTTCGAAGTGATCTGGCGTCCGTATCAGCTGAACCCGGAAACGCCCCGCGAGGGTTATGACCGCAAGGCCTATCTGAAGGCCAAGTTCGGCGACAGCGACCAGGCGAATGGCGTCTACAAGATCGTCTCGTCCACGGCGGCCGAGGAAGGCCTGGATCTGGCGCTGCAAAAGCAGAAGCGATTGCCGAACACGCTGGACTCGCACCGCCTGAATCACTGGGCGCATACGGCCAGGTTGCAGAACGAGGTCGTCGAGATCCTGTTCCGCAAGTACTTCATCGACGGCGAGGACATCGGCGATCCCGCCGTGCTGGTCGGCGTGGCCAAGGAAGCCGGCATGGACGCGGCGATCGTCGCGCGTCTGCTGTCGGGCGACGCCGACAGGGACCTGATCCTGCGCGAGGAAGCCGTCGCCCGCCGGATGGGCGTCACCGGCGTGCCCTGCTTCATCATCGACCAGAAGCTGGTGATGGTCGGCGCGCAGGAAACCGACATGCTGCTGCGCGCCATCGACCACGTGGCGCAGTCGACGCAGGCCGCCGAGTAG
- a CDS encoding CoA ester lyase encodes MAFLPVEQAPARINRSELAVPGSNSRFLEKAAQSDADVVFLDLEDAVAPDDKDRARKLVIEAINDLDWGRKTVSVRINATDTHYMYRDVVDLMENAGERLDLIMLPKVDVAEDVYALDMLCTQIETAKNRKKRVGFELIIETARGLMNIDAIAGASKRNESLHFGVADFAASMKMRTTQIGGPHPDYVVLSNADDNGNRDTYWGDMWHYAIVRIVVAARSHGLRPIDGPFGDFSDPDGYRAQANRAGVLGCEGKWAIHPSQVALGNELFSPSEVEVTKAKRILEAMEVAQKEGRGAVALDGKLIDLASIRQAEVLIATVEKLKAL; translated from the coding sequence ATGGCGTTCCTCCCCGTCGAACAGGCTCCGGCCCGCATCAACCGCAGCGAACTGGCCGTACCCGGTTCCAATTCACGGTTCCTCGAAAAAGCCGCGCAGTCTGATGCCGACGTGGTGTTCCTCGATCTGGAAGACGCGGTTGCGCCCGATGACAAGGACCGCGCCCGCAAGCTCGTGATCGAGGCGATCAACGATCTGGACTGGGGCCGCAAGACCGTGTCCGTGCGCATCAACGCCACCGACACTCACTACATGTACCGCGACGTGGTCGATCTGATGGAGAACGCGGGCGAACGCCTCGATCTCATCATGCTGCCCAAGGTCGACGTGGCCGAGGACGTCTACGCCCTCGACATGCTCTGCACTCAGATCGAGACCGCCAAGAACCGCAAGAAGCGGGTCGGCTTCGAACTCATCATCGAGACCGCGCGCGGCCTGATGAACATCGATGCCATCGCCGGCGCCTCCAAGCGTAACGAATCGCTGCATTTCGGCGTCGCCGACTTCGCCGCCTCCATGAAGATGCGCACCACCCAGATCGGCGGCCCGCACCCGGACTACGTCGTTCTGTCCAACGCCGACGATAATGGCAACCGCGATACCTATTGGGGCGACATGTGGCATTACGCCATCGTGCGCATCGTTGTCGCCGCCCGCTCGCATGGGCTGCGCCCGATCGACGGACCGTTCGGCGATTTCTCCGACCCTGACGGCTACCGTGCCCAGGCCAACCGCGCCGGCGTTCTCGGCTGCGAGGGCAAGTGGGCGATCCATCCGTCGCAGGTGGCGCTGGGCAACGAGCTGTTCAGCCCGTCGGAGGTGGAAGTGACCAAGGCCAAGCGCATCCTCGAGGCCATGGAAGTTGCCCAGAAGGAAGGCCGCGGCGCCGTGGCGCTCGACGGCAAGCTGATCGATCTGGCCTCGATCCGTCAGGCCGAAGTTCTGATCGCGACCGTCGAGAAGCTGAAGGCTCTCTGA
- a CDS encoding site-specific tyrosine recombinase XerD, translating into MADDPHLIEAFLEMLAAERGAALNTLDAYRRDLEDFQAFVGRRRVSLREADAEAIRAYLARLEDAGFAVRTAARRLSALKQFYRFLYADGMRGDDPAATLEGPKRGRDLPKVLSIGEVDRLLGAARARLDGDRTPRHVRLLALLEVVYATGLRVSELVKLSVAAARGDVRVLLVQGKGGRERLVPLSVPAKTAMTEYLAVRPVFLAQAGPRGAAFLFPSRGKDGHLTRIRFFQLLGELAVEAGVDPRRVSPHVLRHAFASHLLNNGADLRSVQQMLGHADISTTQIYTHVLEERLQALVRDGHPLSKTAGQV; encoded by the coding sequence ATGGCTGACGATCCGCATCTGATCGAAGCCTTTCTCGAAATGCTCGCCGCCGAACGCGGCGCGGCGCTGAACACGCTCGACGCATACCGCCGCGATCTCGAAGATTTCCAGGCATTCGTCGGCCGCCGCCGGGTATCGCTGCGCGAGGCCGACGCCGAAGCCATCCGGGCCTATCTCGCCCGCCTGGAGGATGCCGGTTTCGCCGTCAGAACCGCTGCCCGCCGGTTGTCGGCGCTCAAGCAGTTCTACCGGTTTCTCTACGCGGACGGCATGCGCGGCGACGATCCCGCCGCGACGCTCGAGGGGCCGAAGCGGGGCAGGGACCTGCCCAAGGTCCTCAGCATCGGCGAGGTCGACCGGCTCCTGGGCGCCGCGCGGGCGCGCCTGGACGGCGACCGCACGCCTCGGCATGTTCGTCTCCTCGCGCTGCTCGAAGTGGTCTACGCCACCGGCCTGCGCGTGTCCGAACTGGTAAAGCTCTCGGTCGCCGCCGCGCGCGGCGATGTGCGGGTGCTGCTCGTCCAGGGCAAGGGCGGACGGGAACGGCTGGTGCCACTGAGCGTCCCGGCCAAGACCGCCATGACGGAATATCTGGCTGTCCGCCCGGTGTTCTTGGCCCAGGCCGGTCCGCGCGGCGCCGCGTTCCTGTTTCCGTCGCGTGGCAAGGACGGCCATCTGACCCGCATCCGCTTCTTCCAGCTGCTGGGTGAACTGGCCGTCGAGGCCGGGGTCGATCCGCGCCGCGTCAGTCCCCACGTTCTGCGCCATGCGTTCGCCAGCCATCTCCTGAACAATGGCGCCGATCTCCGTTCGGTGCAGCAGATGCTGGGCCATGCGGACATCAGCACCACCCAGATCTACACCCATGTGCTGGAAGAGCGTCTCCAGGCCCTTGTGCGAGACGGCCACCCTTTGTCCAAAACCGCCGGACAGGTTTGA
- a CDS encoding shikimate kinase encodes MDMLDDDGATTTQPPFELDRSIVLVGLMGAGKTTIGRRLAKRLGVPFVDADAEIEKAAGCSIKDIFECYGEAAFREGERRVICRLMAGPPQIVATGGGAFMNDETRKRVKEAGVSVWLKADIPTLVARVGKRDTRPLLSKGDPETILRELAAKRDPFYAEADIHVESRDGPHDNVVDAVIDALRNRQAA; translated from the coding sequence ATGGACATGCTGGACGACGACGGCGCGACCACCACGCAGCCGCCTTTCGAGTTGGACCGCTCCATCGTTCTTGTCGGGCTGATGGGCGCCGGCAAGACGACCATTGGACGTCGCCTCGCCAAACGGCTGGGCGTGCCGTTTGTCGACGCGGATGCGGAGATCGAAAAGGCCGCGGGGTGTTCCATCAAGGATATCTTCGAGTGCTATGGCGAAGCCGCCTTCCGGGAAGGCGAACGCCGGGTGATCTGCCGTCTCATGGCGGGTCCGCCGCAGATCGTGGCAACAGGCGGCGGGGCGTTCATGAACGATGAAACCCGTAAACGCGTGAAGGAGGCAGGAGTTTCCGTCTGGCTCAAAGCCGACATCCCCACCCTTGTCGCCAGGGTCGGCAAGCGGGACACCCGGCCGCTGCTGTCGAAGGGCGATCCGGAAACGATCCTCCGGGAACTGGCGGCCAAGCGCGATCCATTCTATGCAGAAGCCGACATCCATGTGGAGAGCCGCGACGGACCGCATGACAACGTGGTCGATGCGGTGATCGACGCTCTCAGGAACCGGCAGGCCGCTTGA
- the aroB gene encoding 3-dehydroquinate synthase, which translates to MIHDTVTVGLGDRSYDILVGTGLLARAGDLIGPMLKRPRTFIVTDDNVAGLHLEPLRAALASAGIDSAAHVLPAGEKTKSFGHLEALLEAMLDARLERRDRVIALGGGVIGDLTGFAASILRRGIDFIQVPTTLLSQVDSSVGGKTGINTRQGKNLVGTFHQPSLVLADTDVLNTLPRRELGAGYAEVLKYGLIRDVAFFDWLEEHGAAVLAGDQNARAHAIATSCRAKAEVVAADEFETGDRALLNLGHTFGHALEAETGFGDRLLHGEGVAIGMVLAFELSARLGLCDPQAPVLVRTHLRRLGLPSSPADIAGPRMHAKTLIAHMAQDKKVKDGRITFVLARGIGQAFMTSDVETQAVEAMLNDALQPA; encoded by the coding sequence ATGATTCACGATACCGTAACCGTAGGTCTGGGCGACCGGTCCTACGACATTCTCGTCGGCACCGGCCTGCTCGCCCGGGCCGGCGACCTGATCGGCCCGATGTTGAAGCGTCCCCGCACCTTCATCGTGACCGACGACAACGTCGCGGGGCTCCACCTCGAGCCGCTGCGCGCGGCACTGGCATCGGCGGGCATCGACTCCGCCGCCCATGTCCTGCCCGCGGGCGAGAAGACCAAGAGCTTTGGCCATCTGGAAGCGCTGCTGGAGGCCATGCTGGACGCCAGGCTGGAGCGGCGCGACCGGGTCATCGCGCTGGGCGGGGGGGTCATCGGCGACCTGACCGGGTTCGCCGCCAGCATCCTGCGGCGCGGCATCGACTTCATCCAGGTGCCGACAACCTTGCTGTCACAGGTCGACAGCTCCGTCGGCGGCAAGACCGGCATCAACACACGTCAGGGCAAGAACCTGGTCGGCACCTTCCATCAGCCCAGCCTGGTGCTGGCCGACACGGATGTGCTGAACACCCTGCCCCGCCGGGAACTGGGCGCCGGGTACGCCGAGGTCCTGAAATACGGGCTCATCCGCGACGTGGCGTTCTTCGACTGGCTGGAGGAACACGGCGCCGCCGTCCTGGCCGGCGACCAGAACGCCCGCGCCCATGCCATCGCCACCAGCTGCCGCGCCAAGGCGGAGGTGGTGGCCGCCGACGAGTTCGAAACCGGTGACCGCGCGCTGCTCAATCTGGGGCACACCTTCGGCCATGCGCTGGAGGCGGAAACCGGTTTCGGCGACCGGCTGCTGCATGGCGAGGGCGTCGCCATCGGCATGGTGCTGGCGTTCGAATTGTCGGCCCGGCTCGGCCTGTGCGATCCGCAAGCGCCTGTTCTGGTGCGCACGCATCTGCGGCGCCTCGGCCTTCCCTCGTCGCCGGCGGATATCGCCGGTCCGCGCATGCACGCCAAGACGCTGATCGCGCACATGGCGCAGGACAAGAAGGTCAAGGACGGCCGCATCACCTTCGTCCTGGCCCGCGGCATCGGCCAGGCATTCATGACCAGCGACGTCGAAACTCAAGCCGTCGAAGCCATGCTGAACGACGCGCTACAACCCGCATAG
- a CDS encoding HlyC/CorC family transporter encodes MLTIGCIFILLLLSGYFSASETALTAASRARMHSLSQAGNTRAAAVELLKKDNERLLGTILVGNNVVNILATALTTALFTQMFGEYAVAIATGAMTVLVILFAEVMPKTLAIRNPDRGAMMVAPTIGILVRLLSPLTWAIQAVVRFVLGALGVGISADQPVLSAHEEIRGAIDLHAREGGMIKPHRDMLGSVLDLDELEVSEVMIHRRNMQMIDASIGPDAIVEEVVRSPYTRIPLWRDNPENIIGILHAKNVLRSVRNTPKLSMEQIEALMTPPWFIPDTTSLREQLNAFRSRRSHFALVIDEYSVLKGLVTLEDIIEEIVGDIADEHDVARRVIRPQADGRLIVEGTTTIRDLNREMDWNLSDEHATTIAGYVIHEAQTIPDAGQVFKFDGFKFDVLEKRRNQIVLLRITPPEPVDTDTI; translated from the coding sequence ATGCTCACCATAGGCTGCATTTTCATCCTGCTTCTGCTCTCCGGCTATTTCTCGGCGTCGGAGACCGCGCTGACAGCCGCATCACGTGCCCGCATGCATTCGTTGTCACAGGCCGGCAACACCCGGGCTGCGGCCGTCGAGCTCCTCAAGAAGGACAATGAGCGCCTGCTGGGGACCATCCTGGTGGGCAACAACGTGGTCAACATCCTGGCGACCGCGCTGACCACGGCGCTGTTCACCCAGATGTTCGGTGAATATGCCGTGGCCATCGCCACTGGCGCCATGACGGTCCTGGTCATCCTGTTCGCTGAAGTCATGCCCAAGACGCTGGCCATCCGCAATCCGGATCGCGGCGCCATGATGGTCGCCCCCACCATCGGCATCCTGGTGCGCCTGCTGTCACCCCTGACATGGGCGATCCAGGCCGTTGTCCGCTTCGTTCTCGGGGCGCTCGGCGTCGGCATCAGCGCCGATCAGCCGGTGCTGTCGGCCCATGAAGAGATCCGCGGCGCCATCGACCTGCATGCCCGCGAGGGCGGCATGATCAAGCCACACCGCGACATGCTGGGCAGCGTCCTGGACCTGGACGAGCTGGAGGTCTCGGAGGTCATGATCCACCGGCGCAACATGCAGATGATCGACGCGTCCATCGGCCCGGACGCCATCGTCGAGGAAGTGGTGCGCAGTCCGTACACCCGCATTCCGCTGTGGCGCGACAATCCGGAAAACATCATCGGCATCCTGCATGCCAAGAACGTCCTGCGCAGCGTGCGCAACACGCCGAAACTGTCCATGGAGCAGATCGAGGCGTTGATGACGCCGCCCTGGTTCATCCCGGACACGACGAGCTTGCGCGAGCAGCTCAACGCGTTCCGCAGCCGCCGCTCGCATTTCGCGCTGGTGATCGACGAGTACAGCGTGCTCAAGGGACTGGTGACTCTTGAGGACATCATCGAGGAGATCGTCGGAGACATCGCCGACGAACATGACGTGGCCCGCCGCGTCATCCGGCCTCAGGCCGATGGCCGCCTGATCGTCGAGGGCACCACGACCATCCGGGACCTGAACCGCGAGATGGACTGGAACCTGTCGGACGAGCACGCGACCACCATCGCCGGTTACGTCATTCACGAGGCCCAGACCATTCCCGACGCCGGGCAGGTGTTCAAGTTCGACGGGTTCAAATTCGACGTGCTGGAGAAGCGCCGCAACCAGATCGTACTGTTGCGCATCACGCCGCCGGAACCCGTCGACACCGACACCATCTGA
- a CDS encoding AEC family transporter yields the protein MGELFSIIAPVFLISALGYAWAKMEQPFDTLLVTALLTNVTSPCLIFSRVASLDEDFATFGGVAGLAMLSITIFAATGYAAAKALRLPVTATVGPIMFPNNGNMGLALCLFAFGEVGIGLGIGFFIVSATTQFTLAPWIASGRFSLRQILRSPVIYASTASIIFLGAGIQVPEWLHNTTTLLGDVSIPLMLITLGVSLARLKVVSLRNSLIVSLLRLGIGFTTGVGLVWAFNLTGVTAGVVLIMCSMPPAVFNYLFAARYGDHAEEVAGTVIISTALSFATMPLLLAYALR from the coding sequence ATGGGAGAACTGTTCTCCATCATCGCTCCGGTATTCCTGATCTCGGCCCTAGGCTACGCCTGGGCGAAGATGGAGCAGCCTTTCGATACGCTGCTGGTGACGGCACTGCTGACCAACGTCACCTCACCCTGTCTGATCTTCAGCCGCGTCGCGTCGCTGGACGAGGATTTCGCCACCTTCGGGGGCGTGGCCGGTCTCGCCATGCTGTCGATCACGATTTTCGCGGCCACCGGTTATGCGGCGGCCAAGGCGCTGAGGCTGCCGGTTACCGCGACGGTAGGCCCCATCATGTTCCCGAACAATGGCAACATGGGGCTGGCGCTTTGCCTGTTCGCGTTCGGCGAGGTCGGCATCGGGCTGGGCATCGGGTTCTTCATCGTGTCGGCGACCACCCAGTTCACGCTGGCGCCGTGGATCGCCTCGGGCCGGTTTTCCCTACGACAGATCCTCCGTTCGCCGGTCATCTACGCCTCGACCGCCTCGATCATCTTCCTGGGCGCGGGCATCCAGGTGCCGGAATGGCTGCACAACACGACAACGCTGTTGGGCGATGTCTCGATTCCTCTGATGCTGATCACACTGGGTGTCTCTCTCGCGCGCCTCAAGGTCGTCAGCCTGCGGAACAGCCTGATCGTCTCGCTGCTGCGTCTGGGCATAGGCTTCACCACCGGAGTCGGTCTCGTCTGGGCCTTCAACCTGACGGGCGTGACGGCTGGCGTCGTCCTCATCATGTGCTCCATGCCGCCAGCGGTGTTCAACTATCTGTTCGCGGCCCGGTACGGCGATCACGCCGAGGAAGTGGCCGGCACGGTGATCATCTCCACGGCCCTCTCCTTTGCCACAATGCCCCTGTTGCTGGCCTATGCGCTGCGCTGA
- a CDS encoding Mpo1-like protein gives MGPYRDFWPVYLGAHRGVWTQRAHLLASLVGAVGVFSAIGTGEPLLAPAGILLALAIAFSSHFMLEGNQPTIALNPLWSAVGDVHMCILLVTGRLPAEMARLGISRAGPTGPRLTPVKVKR, from the coding sequence ATGGGACCATACCGCGACTTCTGGCCCGTCTATCTGGGCGCCCATCGCGGCGTATGGACCCAGCGCGCTCATCTGTTGGCATCGCTCGTCGGTGCCGTTGGTGTCTTCAGCGCCATCGGCACAGGCGAGCCCCTGCTGGCGCCAGCGGGCATCCTGCTTGCACTGGCCATCGCTTTCTCGAGCCACTTCATGCTCGAGGGCAACCAGCCGACCATCGCCCTCAACCCCCTGTGGAGCGCAGTAGGCGACGTTCATATGTGCATCCTGCTGGTGACCGGCCGCCTGCCTGCAGAAATGGCGCGGCTGGGTATTTCCCGCGCGGGGCCCACCGGCCCCCGGTTGACCCCGGTCAAGGTGAAGCGCTAG
- a CDS encoding BolA family protein, protein MSVAETIKSKLTDALAPSELQVIDESHKHKGHRGARPEGETHFHVVIVAERFAGMMRVARQRLVYGILADELAGPVHALSLETVAPGEGKRAG, encoded by the coding sequence ATGAGCGTCGCCGAGACAATTAAATCCAAGCTGACCGACGCGCTCGCGCCGTCCGAGTTGCAGGTGATCGATGAATCGCACAAGCACAAGGGGCATCGCGGCGCGCGTCCGGAAGGAGAAACCCATTTCCACGTGGTGATCGTCGCGGAGCGGTTCGCCGGCATGATGCGCGTCGCGCGCCAGCGTCTGGTCTACGGCATCCTTGCCGATGAGCTGGCCGGTCCCGTGCATGCGCTGTCGCTGGAGACCGTCGCCCCCGGCGAGGGAAAACGCGCCGGATAG
- a CDS encoding J domain-containing protein gives MMHSHAHTATQDRACDWPGCDGHGEHRAPKDRDRLDDYYWFCLGHAREYNKAWDYFAGMPNVEYESLIRSSATWERPTWPLGKRSSDRSAWPYWAAREAMGAFSENPDPGEKPLQTPETLATVSRLGRRERQALATLELPETASLQDIKKRFKQLVKRYHPDATGPASKPSRAIEERLRNVIQAYSVLKESGLFKDTMWKKVDDVGK, from the coding sequence ATGATGCACAGCCACGCCCATACCGCCACCCAAGACCGAGCCTGCGACTGGCCCGGCTGCGACGGGCATGGCGAGCACCGGGCGCCCAAGGATCGCGACCGGCTGGACGACTATTACTGGTTCTGTCTCGGCCATGCGCGCGAATACAACAAGGCATGGGACTATTTCGCCGGCATGCCCAACGTGGAATATGAAAGCCTGATCCGCTCCAGCGCCACTTGGGAGCGGCCGACCTGGCCGCTGGGAAAGCGCAGCAGCGACCGTTCGGCCTGGCCGTACTGGGCCGCGCGGGAGGCGATGGGCGCGTTCTCCGAGAACCCGGATCCGGGCGAGAAACCGCTGCAAACTCCCGAGACTCTCGCGACCGTGTCCCGACTGGGACGACGCGAGCGGCAGGCGCTCGCCACGCTGGAGTTGCCGGAGACAGCGTCGTTGCAAGACATCAAGAAACGCTTTAAGCAATTGGTGAAGCGATACCATCCTGACGCCACCGGCCCGGCCAGCAAGCCCAGCCGCGCCATTGAAGAGCGTCTTCGTAATGTGATTCAGGCCTATTCCGTGCTCAAGGAGAGCGGCCTGTTCAAGGACACAATGTGGAAGAAGGTCGATGACGTCGGAAAATAA
- the cobS gene encoding cobaltochelatase subunit CobS: protein MTSENNMPGHNGLPDTKVSVREVFGLDSDMTVPAFSSGNEYVPPKDDAYLFDHDTTMVILAGFAHNRRVMVQGYHGTGKSTHIEQVASRLNWPCVRVNLDSHISRIDLIGKDAIVLKDGKQITEFREGILPWAIQNPVALVFDEYDAGRPDVMFVIQRVLEVEGRLTLLDQNKVIHPHPSFRLFSTTNTIGLGDTTGLYHGTQQINQGQMDRWNIVTTLNYLEHDAEVRIVLAKSPSYNTPEGRDTVNRMVRIADLTRAGFVAGDLSTVMSPRSVITWAQNNEIFKDLAFSFRVTFLNKCDELERPLVAEYYQRVFGHELPESAVSQAASAAKKVVNA, encoded by the coding sequence ATGACGTCGGAAAATAACATGCCCGGCCACAACGGGTTGCCGGATACCAAGGTTTCGGTCCGCGAGGTTTTCGGCCTCGACAGCGACATGACGGTTCCCGCGTTCTCGAGCGGCAACGAGTACGTTCCGCCGAAGGATGATGCCTACCTGTTCGACCATGACACGACCATGGTCATCCTGGCCGGATTCGCCCACAACAGGCGCGTCATGGTGCAGGGCTATCACGGCACCGGCAAATCGACCCACATCGAGCAGGTCGCCTCGCGCCTGAACTGGCCGTGCGTGCGCGTCAATCTGGACAGCCACATCAGCCGTATCGACCTGATCGGCAAGGACGCCATCGTCCTGAAGGACGGCAAGCAGATCACCGAGTTCCGCGAAGGCATCCTGCCTTGGGCGATCCAGAACCCGGTCGCGCTGGTGTTCGACGAATACGATGCCGGTCGCCCCGACGTGATGTTCGTGATCCAGCGCGTGCTCGAGGTGGAAGGCCGCCTGACCCTGCTCGATCAGAACAAGGTCATCCATCCGCACCCGTCGTTCCGGCTGTTCTCGACCACCAATACCATCGGCCTCGGCGACACGACCGGCCTCTATCACGGCACGCAGCAGATCAATCAGGGCCAGATGGACCGGTGGAACATCGTCACCACCCTGAATTATCTGGAGCATGACGCGGAAGTGCGCATCGTGCTCGCCAAGTCGCCGAGCTACAACACGCCGGAAGGCCGCGACACGGTGAACCGCATGGTCCGCATCGCCGACCTGACGCGCGCCGGCTTCGTGGCCGGTGACCTGTCGACGGTCATGTCGCCCCGTTCCGTGATCACCTGGGCGCAGAACAACGAAATCTTCAAGGATCTCGCCTTCTCGTTCCGCGTCACCTTCCTCAACAAATGCGACGAACTCGAGCGGCCGCTGGTGGCCGAGTACTACCAGCGCGTGTTTGGCCACGAACTGCCGGAATCGGCGGTATCGCAGGCCGCCAGCGCCGCAAAGAAAGTCGTCAACGCCTAA